Within Bdellovibrio bacteriovorus HD100, the genomic segment GTTTTCCCAAAGTGGCGCCGGGATGAATCTCAATGCCGGTCAACCAACGGGAAATCTCGGCCACCAGACGGGCCAGGAAGAACAATTTCACACCATAAAGTTCATGAGCGATACGATGCAAAGCCACGGCCTTCGGGCCCGGATACAGCAAAGCGATCTCCCACAGGGATTTTGCCGCCGGGTCGTAGTTTTTATAAGTGCGCAGGAATTCCAAAATGCCGCTAATCATCGTGCTTCTTTTCTAGTATTTCTCATTCATATCATCGAGCAGGAAATAGCGATCAAACAGTTCGCTATAACGGGACCACTTTTCACCGGAACCGCGCTCGTTGTCCATCAGGGTCTTCACGGTAGCGACCTTGCTGTCGAAATCATCCACCATGGCCACCACCATCGCCTCCAGGAATTTCGGACGCTTGGGCGATCCGTATTCCAGTTTGCCATGATGACTTAAGATAATGTGCTTGCAGATGTCACGCAGTTCTTCAGAAAAACCCAGGATACGTGAGGACTTCTTGTCTATCAGCTCACACGCGATCTGCATGTGCCCGATCAGACGACCACGATCCGTGTAGGAAATTCCATTGTCATACGACAGCTCCCACACCTTGCCGATGTCATGGAAGATCGCACCGAACAAAAGTAAATCACGATTCAGGAACGGATAGTGCGTGCCCATGAAATCCATGATTTTACAGATGGAAAGAATATGCTCCAGCAATCCACCCATCCACGCGTGGTGAATGCTTTTAGCGGCCGGCGCACGAAGCACCATCGGGCGGATCTCGGGATCTTCCAAGGTGTCCGTCACCAACTGGCGCAGATAATCGTTTTTCATCGAGCGCACAAGTTGAGTCAGTTCGGCCATCATGTCTTCAGCATTGCGGGCGGTGGCCGGAATGAAATCCGCCATATCCACTGTCGAAGCCTCAACCCTTTCCAGGCGATGCACGATCAGCTGCTTGCGATGTTGAAAGATCTGAACCAGACCTTTCACTCTTAGAATGTCGCCGATTTCAAATTCACGGGCCAGTTCATCCACGCGGTCCCACAGGCGCGCGTCGATAGTGCCCGTAGCATCACCCAACTGCAGACCCATAAAAGGACGGCCGTTTTTACCGACGGAAACAGTCTTTTCCTTTACCAGGAAAAGAGAGTCGACATTGCTTTTATCCTGAAGACTCTGGACAGTTTGTTTTTCCATCAGCGCTCCTCGCAAAAGAATTGGGGCTGTTGAGAGTTGGTGAATCGAACCTGGGCCAGATGCACATCCGCCCCTTTTTCAGCCGCGAACAGGAAGCTTCCCCCCAGCACACTCAAGTATCTGTCTTGCGTGCTGTTGACCTTCAGTCCTTCGGCCTTCATTTTTTTGAAGAATTCATCGGTGATATCAAAGTACTGATTGCAGCCGGCCCCGAAGATCTCGCTGCCAAGACGGCGCTTGCGTGCCTTGCTTAAGAACAGCACCTTTTTGCCGGTGGCATCGGTGAACTCCGGGAACTCAAAACCGACATAAAACGTGCCCCGACGGTCGGTGATAAAGCGCGAAAGATCAATCGTGCCTCCACCCCGCGGAAGCTGGATCTTAATGGCTTCGCCTTCAACCACACCCGGATTTTTTTCAACCAGATAAACCGTCAATTCAGAAAAGATCAGGTTTTTTCCCAGAGAGGTCGCCCCTTCAACAGCAGGCTTGAACTCCAGAAGGTCCCAGGCTTTGGTGGGAATTTTGACTTCTTCAGGAACATCCTCGAACTTGATTTCCTGGTATTCAGACACGTGGTAACCGGGCTCCTTGGTACAGGCACCCAGCAAAAGAAACATCCAGATGCTTGCGGCCTGGACGGAACGTTTCATCACTCAGACTCCAGTTGATCCCTCAACTCCAGAAGTGGCAGATAGTTTGGCTCGGCCTGCAAACCAGCGCGCACATAATCGTAAGCCATAGGACGGTTGTTGCTCTTCACCATGACCCAAGCCAAACCGTACAATGTCGGAGCACTTCGTTTGTCAGAGCTATAGATGTGAGTATACGCGGTCTGGGCGCAATTCACATCCTGCGTGATAATGCAGATGTCACCCATCAATAGATTTTTCACAGAAATCTGGGACAGCTCCGGCATTTTCAGGATTCCCAAAGCTTCCGGCAGACGGCCCACTTTGGAAAGATAACTGGCCTGAGTCACCAGAACATACGGATCTTTCGGAGCTTCGGCCAAAGCCTCTTGCAGAACTTTGGAGGCATCTGAGTCACGATTGACTTCCATCAAACAGACCGAGCGCAGGGCTTTGAGTTCGGCGTGCGGGGATTGCTTTTTAAAGGCTTCCGCGCAGTACTTTTCCAGATAATCCCACTGCGTGAAACGCCATTCCACCTGCAACGGATGGATGTAGTTGCGGGCCTGACCCGGCATCTCTGCCAGGAACTGCACAACGGCACGGTTCACACCGTCCACATCACCCATCAGACTTTGTGCATACACCAGGAACAACAAAAGCTCCTGACGAAGATATCCGGTCTTTTGGATATTGGCCTTGATATCACCCACCAGTTGATTCAGGAAGTTGGGATCATTGACGGTTTTAGCGTACTCCACCGACGCCATGGCTTTACCAAACAGCGCCAGTACTGAACCCGGATTTTTGCGATAGATGGCATCGAAGTCACGCATCGCTTCGCCATAGTTACCTTTTTTAAGCTGGATGATCGCCAGATTCAAAAGAGCAGATATATTAAACGGCTCATGCCCGATGGCTTTTTGCAAAGTGTCTTCAGCCTGCTTCAGATCCCCGTCCATCATATAGGACACGGCGATCCCCAGATAGGCATCGACGATTTCGCTGCGGCTGCGGTTTTCCTGAACCAGGGCTCTTTCCAGAATGCGACGGCCCATCAGACTTTGACGGTCCTCGGAAATCAGCACAGTGGCCATCTGCACCTGTGCTTCGGCATCAGGTTCTTTCAATTTGGAAGCACGCTGATAGGATTCCAGGGATCTTTCGTACAAGCCCAGGGACTTGTAACGCAAAGCCTGGCTCATCAGTTCTTCATAGCCCAGGGATTTGTTTTTATCTTTCTGGGAAAGCGTGACGAAGACCACACCAGCCACGGCCACCGCCGCCGCCAGGATTCCCCAGCGCATAAGATTGGATTTTTCGCGGATTTTACCCTGCAATCGGGTGTCGCCCGTGGCGCCATAACTTTTTGCGGCTGTCGCAGCCACCGCCGTGCGGTTGGCCGGAGTCTGCACCACCGGAGTCACATCTTTGATGTCGCGAATCGGTGGCGGAGTCAGATCCAGATGCGGCACCGGCGTCGGTGTCAGGTCATCGGTCACTGGCAAAACATCAGTCCTTGTCATCGTGTGATGAGCAATGGACTGGGTCATGGTCTGTTCAGAGTGGGAGTCCTGCTCTTCACGGATGTTTTTGACGATATCCATGAACAGCTTGTTTTCACGGATGTAGCTCCAGCGGCCTTCCGGCTGACGAACTTCATCGATGATGGAAACCTGTTTAGAACGCAATTGTTCGGTGACTTCTGCCAGAGTGAATGGGCCCAGAATCCTTGTGGAGGATTTAACCAACCAGTTCTTTTCTGTGCTGCTCATCACGTTGTCACCGCTCATAGGTTAAAAAGGTGCCTTGGTTAGAAGAAGTTTAAGATCGTCGTTCGTCAGGAACAAACCCGCACCCAGATAGCTGGAACGTGCACCCTGTTGATCGAAGGCATCGTTGATACCACCAGTAATAAAGATACCGCGATACAAGTTATACGTCAGACTGCTGCGCACGTTGGTTTCGCTGAACTGGAAGGCTTCAGCTGTGAACTTCAACTTACGACGGAAGAAGTAGTAATCGATACCGAAACCACCGTTGTTTTCGATCAGACCCCCTTTAAGAGTCAGATCCCAGAAGTTCTTTGCAAACAAAACAGTGAACTTGATCTTGTTGCTGTAAGTTTTCTTTTCAGTATAGGAACCTGGTCCCACATCACCCGCGCCCGGGCCAGTGACTTCGGTTTTGGTCGTTTCAACCACACCGGCAGGGTCATCCACCACACCGATATAATAGTAGCGGTCCAGACCCGGCTGGATCTGCACACCAATATAAGACTTGGTGGCGCCAACTTCGTTCAGGTATTCCCCGCGGAACTCAAACGCAGTTTGGATACGGTTCGCAGAATCAAGCATTCCACCCAGACCATCGATCGCTGAAGTCAGGTTTTCAGAAGTCTGTTCGTCGCTGATAAGTTTACCCAATGCGCCCTCACCCTTGTTGATACGGGTGGTGATGTCATCCAGGTTTTTGACCGTGTTGGAAAGCTTCTTCCAGGTCTCTTTCAGGCCGGAATCGCTTTTGTCGTTCATGACTTCCTGAAGATTCGCGGTGATGCCGTGAATGTCATCCACGATATCGCCGATCTTATCCTTGTTCTCGGTCGTCATCTGCGCCAGATCACCGGTCAGTGTCTCGATATTTTTAACGATACGACCCAGAACGTGGGCACGGGTGCCATCTTCAGAAGTCGCTTCTTTCAGATTCTTCGCCACTTCTTTCAGGGAGCTTGCCACATCAGAAACCTGAGCCATCAGGTTTTCCATGCCCGCCCCGTCTTTAATAGACAGGATCTGAGCATTATCTTCCAACGGAGGATCGGTCGGTGAACCCGGGTAAACTTCGATGTGCTTGTCACCCAAAATACCCTGGGCCTTGATTTCCACAGAAGCGGAAGTCGTCAGCGGCACTTCAGATTTAATAGTAATATCAATGCGGGCCATGCCGTCCTGCAGACGGATGTCCTTGATGACACCCACCGGGATACCGGCAGAACGAACGGCGGAGTTTTTAACCAGACCACCGGCGTTGGGAAGAAGGAACCAGGCTTTTTTGGAACGACCAAGATAAGATGGATCGTCGCTGACCTGCATAGACATGACCGCGATGAGTGAACCCACCACAATCACCATTAATCCGACTTTAAATTCTGCAGCGCGAAGCCAATTCATTGATGTTTCATTCCTTTATTCACAAACTTCTTCACCAGTTCGATGTCCGTGTTGAAGAAGTCCTCTGGAGTACCAAATAACAAAACCCGGCCACTATCCAACATCGCGATGTGGTCGGCAATCCTAAACGCAGCGGACAAATCATGTGATACCATGATAGAAGTCACACCCTGTTTTAACTTATGGGTACTCAGGATCAAATTATCCACCATTTCTGTCAGAATGGGATCTAAACCCGTGGTCGGTTCGTCATAGATCAGAATTTCTGGATCTAGGGCGAGAGCTCGCGCCAGGCCCGTTCTTTTCTGCATCCCCCCGCTGATCTGGCTGGGAAGCTTGTGGTAATGTTTGGACTCCAAACCTACCTGATGCAGCTTCTCTTCGGCTATACGAAGGACTTGGGCCGGCTTCAATTCACGTCGGTGTTCAAACAACGGGAAGCAGACATTTTCCAGAACCGTCATATCATCAAACAATGCAGCGGACTGAAACAGCACCCCGAAGTTGCAGCGGAATTTCGTCAATTGATCCGGGTTCAGAGTTGAAAGATCCGTGCCCAACACCTCAATGGTCCCGGAGGTGGGTTTGAACAAGCCCAACAAGTGCTTCAGCATCACGCTTTTTCCGGTTCCGGAAAAGCCGATGATCGCTGTCAGACTGCCTTTGGGAATCTCCAGGTTGATGCCTTTCAAAACGAACTCATGCCCGCCATCAAAGGACTTTTTCACATCACGCAGTGAAATTGCTGATTCATTCGCCATTATGTAATCCCCACAAGACTGTAGAACAGACGGATCATGTTGGTCGCAAAGTAATCCAGAATGATAATGCCCACCATACTTTGCACGACGCCTTGATTGGTGGCTTCACCCACCCCTTTGGCTCCGCCCGTGGTGTTGAATCCGCGGTAGGTGCACATCAGCGCAAAGTAAATACCGAAGACCATGCCTTTCAAAAGACCCTCGTTGATATGGCGGATTTCAATAAAGTCAGCGATCTTTTGCCAGAACACCGCCTCATCCAAACCGACCATTTTCACACACAGGAACCAGCTGCCCAGCATGGCCA encodes:
- a CDS encoding MlaD family protein, whose amino-acid sequence is MNWLRAAEFKVGLMVIVVGSLIAVMSMQVSDDPSYLGRSKKAWFLLPNAGGLVKNSAVRSAGIPVGVIKDIRLQDGMARIDITIKSEVPLTTSASVEIKAQGILGDKHIEVYPGSPTDPPLEDNAQILSIKDGAGMENLMAQVSDVASSLKEVAKNLKEATSEDGTRAHVLGRIVKNIETLTGDLAQMTTENKDKIGDIVDDIHGITANLQEVMNDKSDSGLKETWKKLSNTVKNLDDITTRINKGEGALGKLISDEQTSENLTSAIDGLGGMLDSANRIQTAFEFRGEYLNEVGATKSYIGVQIQPGLDRYYYIGVVDDPAGVVETTKTEVTGPGAGDVGPGSYTEKKTYSNKIKFTVLFAKNFWDLTLKGGLIENNGGFGIDYYFFRRKLKFTAEAFQFSETNVRSSLTYNLYRGIFITGGINDAFDQQGARSSYLGAGLFLTNDDLKLLLTKAPF
- a CDS encoding 3'-5' exoribonuclease YhaM family protein translates to MEKQTVQSLQDKSNVDSLFLVKEKTVSVGKNGRPFMGLQLGDATGTIDARLWDRVDELAREFEIGDILRVKGLVQIFQHRKQLIVHRLERVEASTVDMADFIPATARNAEDMMAELTQLVRSMKNDYLRQLVTDTLEDPEIRPMVLRAPAAKSIHHAWMGGLLEHILSICKIMDFMGTHYPFLNRDLLLFGAIFHDIGKVWELSYDNGISYTDRGRLIGHMQIACELIDKKSSRILGFSEELRDICKHIILSHHGKLEYGSPKRPKFLEAMVVAMVDDFDSKVATVKTLMDNERGSGEKWSRYSELFDRYFLLDDMNEKY
- a CDS encoding tetratricopeptide repeat protein, whose product is MSGDNVMSSTEKNWLVKSSTRILGPFTLAEVTEQLRSKQVSIIDEVRQPEGRWSYIRENKLFMDIVKNIREEQDSHSEQTMTQSIAHHTMTRTDVLPVTDDLTPTPVPHLDLTPPPIRDIKDVTPVVQTPANRTAVAATAAKSYGATGDTRLQGKIREKSNLMRWGILAAAVAVAGVVFVTLSQKDKNKSLGYEELMSQALRYKSLGLYERSLESYQRASKLKEPDAEAQVQMATVLISEDRQSLMGRRILERALVQENRSRSEIVDAYLGIAVSYMMDGDLKQAEDTLQKAIGHEPFNISALLNLAIIQLKKGNYGEAMRDFDAIYRKNPGSVLALFGKAMASVEYAKTVNDPNFLNQLVGDIKANIQKTGYLRQELLLFLVYAQSLMGDVDGVNRAVVQFLAEMPGQARNYIHPLQVEWRFTQWDYLEKYCAEAFKKQSPHAELKALRSVCLMEVNRDSDASKVLQEALAEAPKDPYVLVTQASYLSKVGRLPEALGILKMPELSQISVKNLLMGDICIITQDVNCAQTAYTHIYSSDKRSAPTLYGLAWVMVKSNNRPMAYDYVRAGLQAEPNYLPLLELRDQLESE
- a CDS encoding ABC transporter ATP-binding protein; this encodes MANESAISLRDVKKSFDGGHEFVLKGINLEIPKGSLTAIIGFSGTGKSVMLKHLLGLFKPTSGTIEVLGTDLSTLNPDQLTKFRCNFGVLFQSAALFDDMTVLENVCFPLFEHRRELKPAQVLRIAEEKLHQVGLESKHYHKLPSQISGGMQKRTGLARALALDPEILIYDEPTTGLDPILTEMVDNLILSTHKLKQGVTSIMVSHDLSAAFRIADHIAMLDSGRVLLFGTPEDFFNTDIELVKKFVNKGMKHQ